A single genomic interval of uncultured Pseudodesulfovibrio sp. harbors:
- a CDS encoding transporter substrate-binding domain-containing protein has product MSGRICRFFTEVLPGLFLIVLVGSMFVVSSHADASDHRAEVAFDDYPPYHYWIDGSPVGLNIDLINEVYARIGLRPHYVRRPWKRSLQEIESGEVGALCAGMKTPSREKFAYYPSRHLSLETNWVISLADSGLNVVALDDLKNLTVGVVTGYSYGPSFDSMEGVRKHERRNEKSLIELLMNKRIDVIVGCDLVIDHFAKILGVQDRLKYQLKLSSDPLYLIFSRAVPGNDQMSESVSKALSTMVVDGSYQKIMRRYSGMLMMPTYSIASDYWPPFRMKGANGGFVGIDKDLMEEIGKRLGMKFVWHHKPWARCLTDMRDGLTDVMTGIAYTEERNAYIAYSSSFYCELGPAFYLHDRSLANSIRKYEDLYGITIGYTRGSAYFERFDSDDKLKKKAGARERQLIEMVLAKRWDALVGTDLQVEYDLARLGVSQKLFKAKFTPKDRIKLYLGISRRSKLLRRLPDINAVLDQLIKEGGVENIVDRHLQTLDR; this is encoded by the coding sequence ATGTCTGGACGTATATGCAGATTTTTTACCGAAGTTTTGCCGGGATTATTCCTGATTGTCTTGGTGGGATCAATGTTTGTGGTCTCATCGCATGCTGACGCCTCTGACCATCGAGCAGAGGTGGCATTTGATGACTATCCTCCTTATCATTATTGGATTGACGGTAGCCCTGTTGGGTTGAATATTGATCTCATTAATGAAGTGTATGCTCGTATCGGACTCAGGCCTCACTATGTCCGCCGACCATGGAAAAGGAGTTTGCAGGAAATAGAAAGCGGGGAAGTGGGGGCGCTGTGTGCAGGAATGAAGACTCCTTCAAGAGAAAAATTTGCGTATTACCCATCTCGGCATTTGAGCCTTGAAACCAATTGGGTCATATCCCTGGCTGACAGTGGGCTGAACGTGGTGGCTCTTGATGATCTGAAGAATCTCACCGTTGGGGTCGTAACGGGATATTCATACGGGCCGTCTTTTGATTCCATGGAGGGGGTCAGAAAGCATGAACGAAGAAATGAAAAGTCGTTGATCGAACTGTTAATGAACAAAAGGATTGACGTGATTGTCGGTTGTGATCTGGTCATCGACCATTTTGCGAAGATTCTTGGAGTTCAGGATCGACTCAAGTACCAGCTGAAGCTTTCCAGTGATCCATTGTATCTGATTTTTTCCAGGGCGGTTCCCGGTAATGACCAGATGAGTGAATCTGTTTCAAAAGCGCTGTCGACCATGGTTGTTGACGGTTCCTATCAGAAAATCATGCGGCGATATTCCGGTATGCTCATGATGCCGACGTATTCGATTGCTTCAGATTACTGGCCTCCTTTCAGAATGAAGGGCGCCAATGGTGGTTTTGTGGGAATAGACAAGGACTTGATGGAAGAAATCGGCAAGAGGCTGGGGATGAAATTTGTATGGCATCACAAGCCATGGGCTCGTTGCCTCACCGATATGCGGGACGGTCTGACCGATGTCATGACGGGGATTGCGTATACTGAGGAACGAAATGCCTATATTGCCTATAGTTCGTCATTTTATTGTGAATTGGGGCCGGCCTTTTATCTTCATGATCGGTCGTTGGCGAATTCGATCAGAAAGTACGAAGACCTGTATGGCATAACTATTGGGTACACTAGAGGGTCAGCGTATTTTGAGCGTTTTGATTCTGATGACAAGCTGAAGAAAAAGGCCGGGGCCAGAGAAAGGCAACTGATCGAAATGGTTCTTGCCAAGCGGTGGGATGCGCTTGTCGGTACGGACTTGCAGGTTGAGTATGACTTGGCTCGATTGGGGGTTAGTCAGAAACTGTTCAAGGCAAAGTTTACTCCGAAAGACAGAATAAAGTTGTATCTCGGGATTTCCAGACGCTCCAAGCTTCTCAGAAGGCTGCCAGATATCAATGCCGTTTTGGATCAGCTTATCAAGGAAGGGGGTGTTGAGAATATTGTTGATCGGCACCTACAAACTCTCGACAGATAA
- a CDS encoding LysR family transcriptional regulator, which yields MVQKFLNDVPLLVEVAKQKSFTKAAETLGIGVSTLSRRIKLLEERMGVQLFYRDTRNVELTDNGSYLLDRCGFILEETQKAYDSVVMNMQKPSGLIRVCIFRDLYERLLKQTILDFATSWPDIQIELTFVEHPVDMRTAPYDVAFFLGQSVAPSLVAQKLLTIEPHLYASPALLEQYPIPDEPTDLHRLPCIVLQRFGCRWPMHNGNKQVVVEVEPHYIFSSVGVCLDFALAGHGVAMIREGDAEPDEKAGRLVRVLPEWSAGFVHDVSMVTGSSQLPRRVRLFMDHILSHLPA from the coding sequence ATGGTGCAAAAATTTCTAAACGACGTTCCCCTGTTGGTAGAGGTTGCCAAGCAGAAAAGCTTTACCAAGGCAGCGGAGACATTGGGCATTGGCGTTTCGACTCTTTCACGGCGAATCAAGCTGTTGGAGGAGCGAATGGGGGTGCAGCTCTTTTACCGAGATACTCGTAATGTTGAACTGACGGATAACGGGTCATACCTTCTGGATCGTTGCGGCTTTATTCTTGAAGAGACTCAGAAGGCCTACGACTCTGTGGTCATGAACATGCAAAAACCGTCCGGGTTGATCCGTGTATGTATATTCCGCGACCTTTATGAACGGTTGTTGAAACAGACGATACTGGACTTCGCGACAAGCTGGCCGGATATTCAAATTGAGTTGACCTTTGTAGAGCATCCGGTAGACATGAGAACGGCCCCATATGACGTTGCTTTTTTCTTGGGTCAGTCTGTGGCCCCATCACTCGTTGCCCAAAAGCTACTCACCATTGAGCCGCATCTATACGCTTCTCCGGCATTGCTTGAGCAATACCCAATCCCCGATGAGCCAACCGACCTTCACCGGCTACCATGCATTGTCTTGCAACGCTTTGGTTGTCGTTGGCCCATGCACAACGGCAACAAGCAGGTCGTCGTCGAAGTGGAGCCTCATTATATTTTCAGCTCTGTTGGAGTCTGTCTCGATTTTGCATTGGCTGGACATGGCGTTGCCATGATTCGCGAGGGAGACGCAGAGCCGGATGAAAAGGCTGGCCGATTGGTGCGTGTGCTACCGGAATGGAGCGCTGGATTCGTGCATGATGTGAGCATGGTGACAGGCTCCAGCCAACTTCCACGCCGAGTTAGGCTGTTTATGGATCACATCCTTTCTCATCTTCCCGCATGA
- a CDS encoding DUF169 domain-containing protein codes for MTMQSILDGTSTFLEYLGMAEVPFGVYYSDTLPENAYGPKKGTPISRELEDKHELDMQEVMKTFSCVMGNIWLARKKNGAAFISAEEYGCPGGVYYCSMMKPHLRFIEHYVSTGFEGTPMHGERYMSNPDAMREFMLKVNPREATGKYCIFKPLSQFTDDQKPEFVIFFARPEVLTGLFTQTVFTTGDMECVVSPFGAGCTNMISWPLYYKGLGQEKAVIGGFDPSARKFMKTDELTFTVSLALYEKMLSALPDSMFAHETDWKGVRKKVERSAKAWGEETE; via the coding sequence ATGACGATGCAATCCATACTCGACGGCACCAGCACCTTCCTTGAATATCTTGGGATGGCAGAAGTTCCTTTCGGAGTTTACTATTCCGACACGCTTCCAGAGAACGCATACGGCCCTAAAAAGGGAACACCCATTTCGCGTGAGCTGGAGGACAAGCACGAATTGGACATGCAGGAAGTCATGAAAACGTTCTCCTGTGTGATGGGCAACATCTGGCTTGCGAGAAAGAAGAACGGAGCTGCCTTCATTTCTGCGGAAGAATACGGCTGTCCCGGTGGAGTGTACTACTGCTCCATGATGAAGCCTCACCTCAGGTTCATCGAACACTATGTTTCCACCGGGTTCGAGGGCACTCCCATGCACGGCGAGCGATATATGTCCAACCCCGATGCCATGAGGGAGTTTATGCTTAAGGTGAATCCCCGTGAGGCTACTGGCAAGTACTGCATCTTCAAGCCGCTCTCTCAATTCACGGACGACCAGAAGCCAGAATTCGTCATTTTTTTTGCTCGCCCCGAGGTTCTGACCGGTCTCTTCACGCAAACCGTATTTACCACAGGCGACATGGAATGTGTTGTCTCGCCTTTTGGCGCAGGCTGCACCAATATGATCAGTTGGCCCCTCTACTATAAGGGACTGGGGCAGGAGAAGGCAGTCATAGGCGGTTTCGACCCTTCGGCCCGCAAGTTCATGAAGACCGATGAACTGACCTTTACGGTTTCTCTGGCTCTCTACGAAAAGATGTTGTCCGCATTGCCCGACTCCATGTTCGCCCACGAAACAGATTGGAAGGGTGTCCGCAAGAAGGTAGAGCGCAGCGCCAAGGCTTGGGGGGAAGAGACGGAATAA
- a CDS encoding undecaprenyl-diphosphate phosphatase encodes MASWYVAIILGVIEGLTEFLPVSSTGHLILTGHLLGFTGPKADTFEIVIQLGAILAVVALYWERFIGLLKNDPEKSFSGKKGLWLLFLTSLPASVVGLATHKYIKAYLFSPFTVACALAVGAILIFIVEGMDKTERSTTLDEITPMQALGVGLFQCLALWPGFSRSAATIMGGMLLGIRRTVAAEYSFIAAVPIMFAATGYDFMKSYGLFKVDDLIFLAVGFGVSFISAWIAIKAFIYLLGKLTLRPFAVYRLILVPLIFMFL; translated from the coding sequence ATGGCTTCATGGTACGTGGCGATCATACTTGGCGTTATTGAGGGACTTACAGAATTTCTGCCGGTCTCCAGCACCGGGCATCTCATTCTCACAGGACATCTTCTCGGCTTCACAGGCCCGAAAGCGGATACATTCGAAATAGTGATTCAGCTCGGTGCGATTCTGGCGGTCGTAGCCCTTTACTGGGAACGTTTCATCGGCCTGCTGAAAAACGATCCTGAAAAATCCTTTTCTGGGAAAAAAGGACTCTGGCTCCTGTTTCTCACATCACTGCCCGCATCGGTCGTAGGACTGGCCACCCATAAATACATCAAGGCCTACCTCTTCAGTCCATTTACTGTCGCCTGCGCCCTCGCAGTCGGAGCCATTCTCATATTCATAGTTGAAGGCATGGACAAAACGGAGCGCTCCACGACTCTTGACGAAATCACCCCCATGCAGGCTCTTGGTGTTGGCCTGTTCCAATGCCTCGCTCTTTGGCCGGGATTCTCCCGTTCAGCTGCAACCATCATGGGCGGCATGCTCCTCGGCATACGACGCACCGTTGCTGCGGAGTACTCGTTCATAGCCGCTGTCCCGATCATGTTTGCCGCTACAGGGTACGACTTCATGAAAAGCTACGGCCTGTTCAAGGTTGACGACCTCATCTTTCTGGCTGTCGGATTTGGTGTATCCTTCATCTCCGCATGGATCGCGATCAAGGCTTTCATATACCTTCTGGGCAAGCTGACGCTTCGTCCTTTTGCGGTCTACCGCCTCATTCTCGTTCCACTGATTTTCATGTTTTTATAA
- the lptF gene encoding LPS export ABC transporter permease LptF, whose protein sequence is MKLLHREIFKELLKLFGLTVTCLLGLILIGRMLQLRSLFLSQNIGFFNILQLFFFLTPFFLLLVTPISTMLSVFLTFLRMSTDNELTALKANGVSLYKMLPAPVIFCTLCTLFTFGISFWGLSWGMDMFKTKLYHFARTHSKFALQPGVFNKEFPGLTFYAHQVDNEKGELKFAFVRDESVKGTSVVIVAPKAQIVSNPENAEVKLIFKKGKIYRQNNDELNILRFGTYSVKLDLGKLLGGFNFSEQKAKDMPFFRLREIRNDPSKAPYQTPRFHRKVDTEYFKRLTLPLGCIILGMFAIPIAYVFRGLKQQYGLLLSMGLFLVYYSMFSVGVSMGESGSIPPVYGLWAPNFLYIFVAVLGAKFANEERTFPLVEWIAHLRSKWVKVAS, encoded by the coding sequence GTGAAACTTCTTCATCGTGAAATATTCAAAGAACTGCTGAAGCTGTTCGGCTTGACTGTGACCTGCCTGCTGGGATTGATTCTCATCGGGCGGATGTTGCAGTTGCGTTCATTGTTCCTCTCTCAGAACATCGGTTTTTTCAATATCCTTCAGCTATTCTTTTTTCTGACGCCTTTTTTCCTGTTGCTGGTGACGCCGATCTCCACCATGCTCAGTGTTTTTCTGACGTTCCTGCGAATGAGTACGGACAATGAATTGACCGCTCTCAAGGCCAACGGCGTCAGTCTTTATAAAATGCTGCCCGCGCCTGTCATTTTCTGCACGCTGTGCACTCTGTTCACCTTCGGAATCTCTTTTTGGGGATTGTCGTGGGGAATGGATATGTTCAAGACCAAGCTGTATCATTTTGCACGCACTCATTCCAAGTTCGCACTTCAACCGGGTGTGTTCAATAAAGAATTCCCAGGACTTACCTTCTATGCTCATCAGGTGGACAACGAAAAGGGGGAACTGAAATTCGCCTTTGTCCGTGATGAGTCCGTCAAGGGAACTTCTGTCGTGATTGTTGCGCCGAAGGCACAGATTGTTTCCAATCCGGAGAATGCGGAAGTCAAACTCATTTTCAAGAAGGGAAAGATATACCGTCAGAACAATGATGAGTTGAATATTCTGCGTTTTGGGACGTATTCGGTCAAACTCGACCTTGGCAAGCTGCTCGGCGGTTTCAATTTCAGTGAACAGAAAGCCAAGGATATGCCGTTTTTCCGACTTCGCGAAATCAGGAATGATCCTTCGAAAGCACCGTATCAGACGCCTCGATTCCACCGGAAGGTCGATACCGAGTACTTCAAGCGGCTGACTCTGCCTTTGGGGTGTATCATTCTGGGTATGTTTGCCATTCCTATCGCCTATGTTTTCAGAGGGTTGAAGCAGCAATACGGACTTTTGCTCTCAATGGGGCTTTTCTTGGTCTATTACAGTATGTTTTCCGTCGGTGTCAGTATGGGGGAATCAGGTTCTATTCCGCCCGTTTACGGTTTATGGGCTCCCAATTTTCTGTATATTTTCGTGGCAGTGCTTGGCGCAAAGTTCGCCAACGAAGAACGGACGTTCCCGCTTGTTGAGTGGATCGCACATCTTCGCAGCAAGTGGGTGAAGGTGGCATCATGA
- a CDS encoding LptF/LptG family permease, with product MRPFLGIGVLSRYLIRQNLFLMIICLAVGTCIYLLSDVFDRLDDFIRAGLGVETILFYFLVKIPVIVSQLMPAIFLLAMVIQMGVLTRSKELLALQAGGVSFAWLIRFFLIYGLVWGAGQLVFSQFLGVFGEYEANRIWKEDVRKKHLDELKIHKLWFRDGPFIVLADEAFPGKSRATGITVYEFATDNQELIRILTAKKALIDDNGWGLLDVHELDTRTFLSVNRLSQFLSVRQNLKAYAAVELKGDKAQLPLMELSRTIKKLEASGSNVEILRTAWHGKWSYAFSITIMALMALMLTTFSENVYANIGLSLIIIFVQYGVHVVGATAGEKGVLPPILAAWLGNIIMGGVASLRLAWVALPGFQSTLREWLVGLRLIRS from the coding sequence ATGAGACCTTTTCTGGGAATCGGCGTACTGAGTCGCTACCTTATTCGGCAGAATCTTTTTCTGATGATTATCTGTCTTGCTGTCGGCACCTGTATCTACCTGCTTTCAGATGTCTTTGACCGTCTTGATGATTTTATCCGTGCCGGACTTGGTGTCGAGACGATTCTTTTCTATTTTCTGGTTAAAATTCCAGTGATTGTGTCGCAGCTTATGCCTGCGATTTTCCTTCTGGCTATGGTTATCCAGATGGGGGTTTTGACCCGAAGCAAGGAGCTTCTCGCTTTGCAGGCGGGAGGGGTCTCATTTGCGTGGCTTATTCGCTTTTTTTTGATTTATGGCCTTGTCTGGGGTGCCGGACAGCTTGTTTTTTCTCAGTTTCTCGGTGTGTTCGGAGAATATGAGGCGAACAGGATTTGGAAAGAGGATGTTCGCAAGAAACATCTGGATGAATTGAAAATCCATAAGTTGTGGTTCCGGGATGGGCCGTTTATCGTTCTTGCTGACGAGGCATTCCCCGGCAAGAGTCGAGCTACCGGAATTACCGTATACGAGTTCGCCACGGACAATCAGGAATTGATTCGCATTCTGACGGCGAAAAAGGCTCTTATCGATGATAACGGCTGGGGGCTGCTGGATGTTCACGAACTCGACACAAGGACATTCCTGTCCGTCAACCGGCTGTCGCAGTTCCTGTCGGTTCGTCAGAATCTCAAGGCATATGCTGCCGTTGAACTGAAAGGGGACAAAGCCCAATTGCCCTTGATGGAGCTTTCAAGGACGATCAAGAAGCTTGAGGCTTCGGGGTCGAATGTGGAGATTCTCAGGACGGCATGGCACGGAAAATGGTCGTATGCCTTTTCCATCACCATCATGGCGCTGATGGCATTGATGCTGACGACTTTTTCGGAGAATGTTTACGCGAATATCGGGCTTTCGCTCATCATTATCTTTGTTCAGTACGGCGTTCACGTAGTAGGAGCGACAGCAGGCGAGAAAGGCGTGCTGCCGCCCATTTTGGCTGCATGGCTCGGCAATATCATTATGGGTGGTGTTGCGTCGCTTCGGTTGGCGTGGGTCGCCTTGCCGGGGTTTCAGTCAACTCTTCGTGAGTGGCTGGTCGGTCTGCGACTGATTCGTTCCTGA
- the yihA gene encoding ribosome biogenesis GTP-binding protein YihA/YsxC → MNRTIELVKTIYEIKQLENFDEAQIALAGRSNVGKSSLVNRLAGRKKLAKISSKPGKTRSLNYYKVNPDGFFLVDLPGYGYAKCSKTERAKWAKLIDAYIQGNSQLKAVAVLLDSRLKPQKLDLELTSYLRNMGIPIIPVLTKSDKPKQKERSIVQNQWQDILQQAKKPLLFSSKTGMGEEKLWDILAEYAGE, encoded by the coding sequence ATGAACCGAACCATCGAGTTAGTCAAAACAATATACGAAATCAAGCAACTTGAGAACTTTGATGAGGCACAAATTGCCCTTGCCGGCCGTTCCAACGTCGGAAAATCATCTCTCGTCAACCGATTAGCAGGTCGCAAAAAACTGGCAAAGATCAGCTCGAAACCGGGCAAAACCCGCAGTTTGAACTATTACAAAGTCAATCCGGATGGTTTTTTTCTCGTAGATCTACCGGGTTACGGCTATGCCAAATGCTCCAAGACAGAACGCGCCAAATGGGCAAAACTGATTGACGCTTACATCCAAGGCAACTCACAGCTCAAAGCCGTTGCCGTTCTGCTCGACTCGCGTCTCAAACCACAAAAGCTCGACCTCGAGCTCACATCCTACCTTCGAAACATGGGCATTCCAATCATCCCGGTCCTGACCAAATCGGACAAGCCGAAACAGAAGGAACGCTCCATCGTGCAAAACCAGTGGCAGGACATTTTGCAACAAGCCAAAAAACCACTTCTTTTTTCCAGCAAAACAGGAATGGGCGAAGAAAAGCTCTGGGATATTCTGGCGGAATACGCCGGGGAATAA
- a CDS encoding type II 3-dehydroquinate dehydratase: protein MGKLRVLILNGPNLGYIGKRQPEIYGSQTMDDMPEIIRRVMGDRAVDVVTTHFQSNSEGALIDRLELAREEGIDGVVFNAGAYTHTSLALADCLAWIEVPCVEVHISNIWARTDQPLRQQSLMGERCIGVIAGFGILSYALAVEALYQHIKGE, encoded by the coding sequence ATGGGTAAACTCAGAGTATTGATTCTCAACGGCCCCAATCTGGGGTACATCGGCAAGCGACAGCCGGAAATTTACGGCTCGCAAACCATGGATGACATGCCTGAAATTATTCGTCGGGTAATGGGAGATCGGGCTGTCGATGTCGTTACGACTCATTTTCAGTCCAATTCCGAAGGCGCTCTTATTGACCGTCTGGAGTTGGCCCGCGAAGAGGGGATTGATGGCGTGGTTTTCAATGCCGGAGCGTATACGCATACGAGCCTTGCCTTGGCGGATTGTCTTGCGTGGATCGAGGTGCCGTGCGTGGAAGTACATATCAGTAACATCTGGGCGCGAACAGATCAGCCGCTGCGGCAGCAAAGCCTGATGGGCGAAAGGTGTATCGGCGTGATTGCCGGATTCGGGATTCTGAGTTATGCCCTTGCTGTTGAAGCGCTGTATCAGCACATCAAAGGCGAGTAG
- the efp gene encoding elongation factor P: protein MISTKDFRTGLKIEIDGKPFEIVEFQHFKPGKGGAMVRTKLRQMKTGQVLDKTFRSGEKVKKPDMVFTEMQYIYKDGTDFVFMDLETYEQMNVAGENVGEKGGYIKEGDTVKVNLYNGELIGVELPANVTLKVAQTDPGVQGDRVSNATKPATLETGLQVNVPLFINEDDLIKVDTRSGEYLGRE, encoded by the coding sequence ATGATTTCGACCAAAGATTTCAGGACCGGACTGAAAATTGAGATAGATGGAAAACCTTTTGAAATTGTTGAATTTCAGCATTTCAAGCCGGGTAAAGGCGGTGCTATGGTTCGTACCAAGCTGCGCCAGATGAAGACAGGACAGGTTCTGGATAAGACTTTCCGTTCCGGTGAAAAGGTCAAAAAGCCGGATATGGTTTTTACCGAGATGCAGTACATCTATAAGGATGGAACGGACTTCGTTTTCATGGATTTGGAAACGTACGAGCAGATGAACGTCGCTGGTGAGAATGTTGGTGAAAAGGGTGGCTACATCAAGGAAGGCGATACCGTTAAAGTTAACCTGTATAATGGGGAGCTTATCGGTGTTGAACTGCCTGCAAACGTAACCTTGAAAGTTGCCCAGACTGATCCGGGCGTACAGGGTGACCGTGTGAGCAACGCAACCAAGCCTGCGACCCTTGAGACCGGCCTTCAGGTCAACGTACCGCTTTTCATCAATGAGGATGACCTCATCAAGGTGGACACCCGTAGCGGTGAATACCTTGGACGTGAATAA
- a CDS encoding DNA translocase FtsK 4TM domain-containing protein, whose amino-acid sequence MARKQIKSAQTKRKGYGREFAGLFFLFLSAFLFLSLLSFHPNDPSFNQAVSSDWNVQNVVGVAGSYCAGFLVAMFGLGAMVWPFYFLYIGLGRFVSRIRMSKTRWAGLVGLFIVFEAWAMHPWIADVPSDAYGLIGSGYLGREIITRFTLPYLRPVGAFLLWLFVTIVSFQAVAGFSWASVWSRIVEWWMQYREGAAERAEIRQQKKEAKAAKKAAKAEEKEPQEPMDIQFVDLEDGRENKSKSQQKPKAQPKKPQKKAAPVPKNTAGDEHPSTGLLTAPPEQMTTQTPEVLQPLADRLKECLNDFNVQGEIKRVVPGPVVTMFEFKPAPGVKVSKIENLTDDIALALKAESVRIEAPIPGKDSVGIEIPNIDRETVYLREVLESKAFTDSSSPLTLALGKDIHGTTRVADLAKMPHLLVAGATGAGKSVGINGFLLSLLYKAGPDKVKLLLVDPKRIELAPYAELPHLVHPVVTEMNLAKSALEWAVFEMDCRYQKMAQLGVRNIEGYNKKLTDMGDNVPEEFAHMKSMPYLVIIIDELADLMMTAAKDVEQCIVRLAQLARAAGIHMVLATQRPSVDVVTGLIKANFPTRISFFVTSKFDSRTILDAVGAERLLGRGDMLFKPSGGKLKRMHGAYVDETEIAQVVNFWKEHEPQEFELDFADWKKEASGPNGSAGIGQSDDPVYDEAVQFVLDQGKASISLLQRRFRIGFNRAARYIEQMEMDGILGPQEGSKPRKVLSKE is encoded by the coding sequence GTGGCTCGAAAGCAGATTAAATCGGCACAGACTAAACGAAAGGGATACGGCAGAGAGTTTGCCGGTCTGTTTTTTCTTTTTCTTTCCGCTTTTCTTTTTTTGAGTCTGCTTTCATTTCATCCCAATGATCCCAGTTTCAATCAGGCTGTTAGCAGCGACTGGAATGTTCAGAATGTCGTTGGTGTTGCCGGCTCCTACTGTGCAGGATTTCTTGTGGCCATGTTTGGCCTTGGGGCCATGGTTTGGCCTTTCTATTTCCTTTATATAGGTCTGGGAAGATTCGTCAGCAGGATTCGGATGTCCAAGACCCGTTGGGCCGGACTTGTCGGTTTGTTCATTGTTTTCGAGGCATGGGCCATGCATCCATGGATTGCCGATGTCCCTTCGGATGCATACGGGTTGATCGGCAGCGGATATCTGGGACGGGAAATCATTACTCGGTTTACCTTGCCGTATCTTCGTCCTGTTGGCGCTTTTCTGTTGTGGCTCTTTGTTACCATCGTCTCTTTTCAGGCGGTTGCAGGGTTCAGCTGGGCTTCAGTTTGGAGTCGTATTGTCGAATGGTGGATGCAGTACCGTGAAGGGGCTGCGGAGCGTGCCGAGATACGTCAGCAGAAGAAAGAGGCCAAGGCAGCTAAGAAGGCTGCAAAAGCGGAAGAGAAAGAGCCGCAGGAACCCATGGATATTCAATTTGTCGATCTTGAAGACGGCAGAGAGAATAAGTCGAAAAGTCAACAGAAGCCCAAGGCACAACCGAAAAAGCCGCAAAAGAAGGCGGCTCCTGTGCCGAAAAACACGGCAGGGGATGAACATCCAAGCACGGGTTTACTGACGGCTCCACCGGAGCAAATGACTACGCAGACTCCCGAAGTGTTGCAACCTTTGGCTGACCGTCTCAAGGAATGTTTGAATGATTTCAATGTGCAGGGTGAAATCAAGCGCGTCGTGCCCGGTCCGGTTGTCACCATGTTCGAGTTCAAGCCTGCTCCGGGTGTCAAAGTCAGCAAGATTGAAAACCTGACTGATGACATTGCCTTGGCCCTGAAGGCCGAATCTGTTCGTATCGAAGCTCCCATCCCCGGCAAGGACAGTGTTGGGATCGAAATCCCGAACATTGATCGGGAGACTGTGTACTTACGTGAAGTTTTGGAATCAAAGGCTTTTACGGATAGTTCGTCTCCGCTGACTTTGGCGCTGGGTAAGGACATCCATGGAACGACCCGCGTGGCTGATCTGGCCAAAATGCCGCACCTTCTGGTTGCGGGTGCCACAGGAGCCGGTAAGTCTGTCGGAATCAACGGTTTTCTGCTCAGCCTGTTGTACAAGGCCGGACCGGATAAGGTGAAGTTGCTTCTGGTTGACCCGAAGCGAATTGAGCTTGCGCCATATGCCGAACTGCCACACTTGGTTCATCCGGTCGTGACTGAGATGAATCTTGCCAAAAGCGCTTTGGAGTGGGCTGTTTTCGAGATGGATTGCCGTTACCAGAAGATGGCGCAGCTCGGCGTACGCAATATCGAGGGATACAACAAGAAACTGACTGATATGGGCGATAATGTTCCCGAGGAATTCGCGCATATGAAGAGCATGCCGTATCTCGTCATTATCATTGATGAGTTGGCAGACCTCATGATGACTGCTGCTAAGGATGTCGAGCAGTGTATCGTCAGGCTGGCACAGCTTGCCCGTGCAGCCGGCATTCACATGGTTTTGGCAACGCAGCGTCCGAGCGTTGATGTTGTGACAGGTCTTATCAAGGCCAACTTTCCAACACGAATTTCCTTCTTTGTCACCTCGAAGTTCGATTCCCGAACAATTCTTGATGCTGTCGGGGCCGAACGTCTGCTCGGACGAGGCGACATGCTGTTCAAGCCGAGCGGCGGCAAGTTGAAACGTATGCACGGTGCGTACGTTGATGAGACGGAAATTGCACAGGTCGTGAATTTCTGGAAGGAACATGAGCCGCAGGAATTCGAACTTGATTTTGCTGACTGGAAAAAGGAAGCTAGCGGCCCCAACGGTTCCGCTGGTATCGGCCAGTCTGACGATCCCGTTTATGACGAGGCGGTACAGTTCGTGCTTGATCAGGGTAAGGCGTCTATCTCCCTGTTGCAGAGACGCTTCAGGATCGGGTTCAACCGTGCAGCCAGATACATTGAACAAATGGAAATGGACGGGATTCTCGGTCCACAGGAAGGCAGTAAGCCTCGCAAAGTACTTTCCAAAGAATAA